One genomic window of Gracilinema caldarium DSM 7334 includes the following:
- a CDS encoding alpha-amylase family glycosyl hydrolase, whose translation MTELTITLQAFNKFARLPALKETDTVSEAFYADTFYALREFHVAREVRDAYGLDSTLFAIRGNVIFADFRSVREFAQKINSKINPEISPERYIKAGKLNAMGLIDEILHYVTALYREQACPTVLQTTMDALEQQLGEQAVNKLLTSFVELFPPQSVYEKKRTVAEYLKESDEGTPNRLLVLEELMLLRLANENPAFEPFAFMFSDETLAATTEYSKAVEILKGHLATLPHFGPDNQNLWDLLRSPAVAEPYSLYGQLEYIRKKWGLLIGKYLIRLLTSLDVIKEEEKPSFSGPGPTRAYIYNELEHEYERFSEDREWMPRTVLMAKSTLVWLYQLSQKYNRPIHRLDQIPDEELDELARRGFTGLWLIGLWERSQASREIKRRCGNPEAAASAYSLYDYDIAAELGGWEALENLRHRCSWRGIRLGSDMVPNHTGIDSRWIMEHPDRFLQLQHSPFPSYTFNGENLSNREGIGIYLEDHYYSRSDAAVVFKRVDFRTGDTRYIYHGNDGTSMPWNDTAQIDFLNPEAREAVIQTIIGVCKQFPIVRFDAAMTLAKKHIQRLWYPEPGTGGDIASRAEYGLTKEEFDKRIPNEFWREVVDRCAVEAPDTLLLAEAFWMMEGYFVRTLGMHRVYNSAFMNMLKMEENAKYRATIKNTLEFDPQILQRFVNFMNNPDEETAAIQFGRGDKYFGVCTLMATMPGLPMFGHGQIEGFEEKYGMEYRRSYRNEAPDQELIARHEREIFPLLKKRRLFADSENFALYDLYTPDGSVNENVFAYSNRLGEERALVFYNNNFHRASGWIRNSVPSSQKGPGGAKMSQQKNLAQALGLSNNPNNFTLLREQRSDRWFIRSSRELNEKGLFIALDGYQSQVFLDIHEINDNALGHWQRLHDELAGRGVPDLHAAFQDLFLRDLYSAFKELVKPSYFNGFYQFFTQEQKGLKATPFIEILRDPILRYIRIAREYLDGASGRYESFERKQEYNIIEAEQIWDTFAQSMQRFIKLGEYVEKPPASLQANGKTLIHTMYTKLHENPRISAYIAGYLVLALHRGIIGLEATGEDARRLVDHWCLDRKLRESYQEAGFPADESYHVVELLKLILSRTMSEDPDLFAGPSISLSIASHLFTREDFKSFLNVNLFNDVLWFTKERLEQVLFFTGIIAAIESDEAALPPQKQTVQTRPQRGSVVLVPHPSKLNTGQWTKRLEMIAQIKQELSKAMENSEYKVEELLKALRPKTMVVKPTSGTNTRSSTTQKSKKE comes from the coding sequence ATGACCGAACTTACAATTACATTACAAGCATTTAACAAATTCGCTCGCCTGCCCGCTCTCAAGGAAACAGATACAGTATCAGAAGCTTTTTATGCTGATACCTTTTACGCATTACGGGAATTCCATGTTGCCAGGGAAGTGCGGGATGCTTATGGACTGGATTCGACCCTGTTTGCAATTCGAGGTAATGTGATCTTTGCAGATTTTCGCAGTGTACGGGAATTTGCCCAGAAAATAAACAGTAAAATTAATCCAGAAATCAGCCCTGAACGGTATATAAAAGCGGGAAAACTCAATGCCATGGGACTTATTGATGAAATTCTCCATTATGTTACCGCCCTATACCGGGAACAGGCATGTCCCACAGTTCTGCAAACAACCATGGATGCCCTCGAGCAACAGCTTGGGGAACAAGCAGTCAATAAGCTGCTCACAAGCTTTGTCGAACTCTTCCCACCTCAATCGGTATACGAAAAGAAACGGACCGTAGCGGAATATCTGAAGGAAAGCGATGAGGGAACACCGAACCGGCTTCTCGTACTGGAAGAGTTAATGCTACTTCGGTTAGCTAACGAAAACCCTGCCTTTGAACCCTTTGCATTCATGTTTTCAGATGAAACACTCGCCGCAACTACTGAATACAGCAAGGCAGTGGAGATTCTGAAGGGGCATCTGGCCACCCTACCACACTTCGGACCCGATAACCAAAATTTGTGGGACCTTCTGCGCAGTCCTGCCGTAGCGGAACCCTATTCATTGTATGGACAACTGGAATACATCAGAAAAAAATGGGGACTTTTAATTGGTAAATACCTTATACGACTTCTTACCAGCCTCGATGTTATTAAAGAGGAAGAAAAACCAAGTTTTTCCGGTCCCGGCCCAACCAGAGCATATATTTATAATGAACTGGAACACGAATATGAACGATTTTCCGAGGACCGAGAATGGATGCCCCGGACGGTCCTCATGGCAAAAAGCACCCTCGTATGGCTCTACCAGCTTTCCCAAAAATATAACCGACCCATCCACCGGCTCGATCAGATTCCCGATGAAGAACTGGATGAACTGGCCCGCCGGGGTTTTACAGGGCTGTGGCTCATTGGACTCTGGGAACGGAGTCAGGCTAGCCGGGAAATTAAGCGCCGCTGTGGCAACCCTGAAGCAGCCGCCAGCGCTTACAGCCTCTACGATTATGACATAGCCGCTGAGCTCGGCGGCTGGGAAGCTCTGGAGAACCTTCGGCACCGCTGTTCCTGGCGGGGCATACGTCTCGGGTCCGACATGGTTCCCAACCACACCGGTATCGATTCCCGCTGGATAATGGAACACCCGGACCGATTCCTCCAGCTGCAGCATTCGCCCTTCCCCAGCTATACCTTTAATGGAGAAAATCTTTCCAATCGTGAAGGTATTGGTATTTATTTAGAGGACCACTATTACAGCCGTTCCGATGCAGCGGTTGTATTTAAACGGGTCGATTTCCGTACCGGTGACACCCGCTACATCTACCATGGCAATGATGGAACTTCCATGCCTTGGAACGATACGGCCCAGATCGATTTTCTCAATCCTGAGGCCCGGGAGGCGGTTATCCAGACCATTATTGGTGTCTGCAAGCAATTTCCCATAGTACGTTTCGATGCTGCCATGACATTAGCAAAAAAGCATATTCAACGGCTCTGGTATCCCGAACCAGGCACCGGTGGAGATATTGCAAGCCGGGCTGAATATGGACTTACCAAAGAAGAATTCGACAAGCGAATTCCCAACGAGTTCTGGCGGGAAGTGGTCGACCGCTGTGCGGTTGAGGCACCAGACACCCTGCTGCTGGCTGAGGCGTTTTGGATGATGGAAGGCTATTTTGTCCGTACCCTCGGCATGCACCGGGTATACAACTCTGCTTTTATGAACATGTTAAAAATGGAAGAGAACGCAAAATACCGGGCGACCATTAAAAACACCCTGGAATTCGATCCCCAAATTTTGCAACGCTTCGTCAACTTTATGAATAACCCCGATGAGGAAACCGCCGCCATTCAGTTTGGGCGGGGAGACAAATATTTCGGGGTCTGCACCCTCATGGCGACCATGCCGGGACTTCCTATGTTCGGCCATGGACAAATCGAAGGCTTCGAAGAAAAGTACGGTATGGAATACCGTAGATCCTACCGAAACGAAGCCCCGGATCAGGAACTCATTGCCCGGCATGAACGGGAAATATTCCCTCTCCTTAAAAAACGTCGACTCTTTGCTGACAGTGAAAACTTTGCCCTCTACGACCTGTACACTCCCGATGGCTCTGTTAATGAAAATGTTTTTGCCTATTCCAACCGTCTCGGAGAAGAACGAGCCCTGGTATTCTACAACAACAACTTTCATCGGGCCTCGGGGTGGATTCGAAATTCGGTTCCCAGCAGCCAGAAAGGACCTGGGGGAGCTAAGATGAGCCAGCAAAAAAACCTAGCCCAAGCACTCGGGCTAAGCAACAATCCCAATAACTTTACCCTCCTTAGAGAACAACGTTCAGACCGTTGGTTCATTCGCTCTAGCAGGGAATTAAATGAAAAGGGGCTTTTCATAGCCCTCGATGGCTACCAGTCTCAGGTGTTTTTGGATATTCATGAAATCAATGACAATGCCTTGGGACATTGGCAACGGTTACATGATGAACTGGCAGGACGGGGTGTTCCGGACCTGCATGCAGCTTTTCAGGATCTCTTCCTCAGAGACCTCTATAGCGCATTTAAAGAATTAGTCAAACCTTCATATTTTAACGGCTTCTATCAATTCTTTACACAGGAACAAAAGGGACTTAAGGCTACACCCTTTATCGAAATACTGAGAGATCCTATCCTCCGCTATATCCGTATCGCTCGAGAATATTTAGACGGTGCTTCTGGACGCTATGAATCCTTTGAACGGAAGCAAGAATACAATATTATAGAAGCAGAGCAGATCTGGGATACCTTTGCTCAATCCATGCAACGATTCATTAAGCTGGGAGAATATGTCGAAAAACCGCCAGCCAGTCTACAAGCTAATGGCAAAACCCTCATCCACACTATGTATACAAAGTTACATGAAAATCCCCGCATTTCAGCATATATTGCTGGATACCTAGTACTCGCCCTGCATCGGGGCATTATAGGTTTGGAAGCCACCGGTGAAGATGCCCGCAGGCTTGTCGACCACTGGTGTCTGGACCGGAAACTTCGTGAAAGTTATCAGGAAGCAGGGTTTCCGGCAGACGAAAGTTACCATGTTGTAGAACTGCTGAAACTGATTCTGAGCAGAACCATGAGCGAAGACCCAGATTTGTTTGCGGGTCCCTCTATAAGTCTTTCTATTGCTTCACATCTATTTACTAGAGAAGACTTTAAATCCTTCTTGAATGTCAATCTCTTTAATGATGTGCTCTGGTTCACCAAGGAACGACTGGAGCAGGTTCTGTTCTTTACAGGGATTATCGCTGCCATAGAATCTGATGAAGCAGCTTTACCCCCTCAAAAACAGACAGTTCAAACACGCCCCCAAAGGGGATCGGTCGTTTTGGTACCCCATCCTTCGAAGCTCAACACAGGCCAGTGGACCAAACGGCTCGAAATGATTGCCCAGATCAAGCAGGAATTGAGTAAAGCTATGGAGAACTCAGAATACAAGGTTGAGGAATTACTTAAAGCCCTGCGCCCTAAAACCATGGTTGTAAAACCGACGTCTGGGACCAATACACGTAGTAGTACGACACAAAAATCCAAAAAGGAATAG
- a CDS encoding HD domain-containing protein has product MKSPFRELLEAGWTVELIGFSALDRYLSIHPGHVTFIQTNADLPELSKLFDDLQFPGVTVADAAIYREEGRFYFYCTDERSSSVFCHPLLKLRFHVNRKVYIDETSCYPVYAEMARKVRRTETAIARILPWVNLVEVYETVQLILETAVILARYIPEETIYHQNDPVQELLKVITQPTEPIDVPAELQRTYLELLLTSHRPDLGFILLLQSGIVSQLWPELAMMNTVDHSKEFHPEGNVWNHTMETFRHRKKPDLLLSLGLLLHDSGKSLASSSGNRRFDKHAELGSEVTRHFMQRLGFSSEMISKVQYLVRNHMMPAALPRLPLQRTQETLESPLFPILLELYRCDEASSFKGLDNYYESAAAYQNYLRNVKNPYRSADGKKLDKKRR; this is encoded by the coding sequence ATGAAAAGCCCCTTCCGCGAATTGCTGGAAGCGGGATGGACTGTTGAATTGATTGGGTTCAGTGCCCTGGACCGGTATTTATCCATACATCCAGGGCATGTTACCTTTATTCAAACAAACGCAGATCTTCCAGAGCTCAGCAAGTTATTCGATGACCTTCAGTTCCCTGGCGTAACAGTAGCAGATGCAGCAATATATCGGGAAGAAGGACGCTTTTATTTTTATTGCACCGACGAACGAAGCTCTTCGGTATTTTGCCATCCACTCCTCAAACTGAGATTTCATGTAAATCGGAAGGTTTATATTGATGAAACTTCTTGTTATCCGGTTTATGCAGAAATGGCACGAAAAGTACGCAGGACCGAAACTGCTATAGCCAGAATCCTTCCTTGGGTAAACCTGGTGGAAGTATATGAAACCGTACAACTCATTCTAGAAACAGCGGTCATTCTGGCCCGATATATACCGGAAGAAACAATCTATCATCAAAATGATCCTGTACAGGAACTGCTCAAGGTGATTACTCAGCCTACAGAACCGATAGATGTACCTGCGGAACTGCAACGGACCTACCTGGAATTGCTGTTAACATCCCATCGACCAGACTTAGGATTTATACTCCTCTTACAAAGCGGCATCGTTTCACAACTTTGGCCTGAACTAGCTATGATGAATACGGTGGACCATTCAAAGGAGTTTCATCCCGAGGGAAATGTCTGGAACCATACGATGGAAACCTTTCGGCATCGAAAAAAACCTGATCTCCTTCTTTCCCTAGGGCTCCTGCTCCATGACTCAGGTAAAAGCCTTGCATCCAGTTCCGGTAACCGCCGTTTCGATAAACACGCAGAGCTCGGCTCAGAAGTGACCCGCCATTTCATGCAGCGGCTTGGCTTCTCATCAGAAATGATTTCCAAGGTACAATACCTCGTGCGGAACCATATGATGCCCGCCGCCCTGCCTCGGCTTCCCCTCCAGCGAACCCAGGAAACCCTTGAATCACCTCTTTTCCCGATACTTCTGGAGTTATACCGTTGCGATGAGGCTTCATCCTTTAAAGGTTTAGACAATTATTATGAGAGTGCTGCGGCTTATCAGAATTACCTTCGAAATGTAAAAAACCCCTATCGAAGTGCAGATGGAAAAAAGTTAGATAAAAAGCGGCGCTGA
- the thrC gene encoding threonine synthase, which translates to MEFSSTRSKELRVSFRDAVLHCLPSDGGLYVPASMVDLRPFFLYMDSETTYPELVATIAPVLLQGELNPISAARVAESAFSFEPELKRLDANLSVLELHNGPTGVFKDFGIAFLAAVMEELLKPSGHAMTLTATTGRTGVSVAQAFKGRTGITAVILYPEGHVRGLDPSTFVNNGGNILPIQIEGTFDDCQRLIRDAFEDRPFAERYGLTSANTINVGRLLPQAFYFLYAFIKIKKELHGDLLFSVPSGNFGNLIAGLYAWKFGLPVNGFIAAMNANDTFGDFFRGQSFVPHIPVRTLSRSMDVGNPSNYERLAAFYNEAPAVMKHMVYSERVDDEATLAAMERAWKRYGLHLDPHGAVGFAAAERLLAGDIEDGHVVVLSTGHPAKYADLVARVTGKAPITSEVLENLQKEVAPVAVIPARLDALESAIAGAL; encoded by the coding sequence ATGGAATTTTCTTCTACCCGTTCAAAGGAATTGAGGGTCAGCTTTAGGGATGCGGTTTTGCACTGTCTTCCATCCGATGGGGGGCTTTATGTGCCTGCATCTATGGTAGATCTGCGGCCTTTTTTCCTTTATATGGATAGCGAAACTACCTACCCCGAATTGGTTGCTACTATAGCTCCGGTTTTATTGCAGGGCGAGCTCAATCCCATTTCCGCTGCTCGGGTCGCAGAAAGTGCTTTTAGTTTCGAGCCTGAGTTAAAGCGGCTCGATGCCAATTTATCGGTCCTAGAACTTCATAATGGACCCACCGGAGTGTTTAAAGATTTTGGTATTGCCTTTCTTGCGGCTGTTATGGAAGAACTGTTAAAGCCTTCAGGTCATGCGATGACCTTAACAGCTACCACTGGCCGTACTGGTGTTAGTGTCGCCCAAGCATTCAAAGGCAGAACAGGAATTACAGCGGTAATATTATACCCCGAAGGCCATGTGCGGGGTTTAGACCCATCAACCTTTGTGAACAACGGGGGTAACATACTTCCCATACAAATTGAAGGCACCTTCGATGATTGTCAGCGCCTTATCCGAGATGCTTTTGAAGATCGGCCCTTTGCGGAGCGCTATGGTCTTACCAGTGCGAATACCATTAATGTGGGGCGCCTGTTACCCCAAGCTTTTTATTTCCTCTATGCGTTCATCAAAATTAAAAAGGAACTGCATGGTGATCTATTATTCAGTGTGCCTTCAGGTAATTTTGGGAACCTCATCGCAGGGCTCTATGCTTGGAAATTCGGGCTTCCAGTGAACGGATTTATTGCTGCGATGAACGCCAACGATACCTTTGGTGATTTCTTCCGGGGACAATCCTTTGTTCCTCATATACCGGTACGTACGTTATCCAGGTCGATGGATGTGGGGAATCCCTCTAACTATGAGCGGCTTGCTGCCTTTTATAATGAGGCTCCGGCGGTAATGAAACATATGGTCTATTCCGAACGAGTTGATGATGAGGCCACCCTGGCGGCGATGGAACGGGCTTGGAAACGGTATGGTCTCCACCTAGACCCCCATGGGGCGGTGGGTTTTGCTGCGGCGGAACGGCTTCTTGCCGGTGATATTGAGGATGGCCATGTGGTAGTCCTTTCAACGGGGCACCCTGCAAAATATGCTGATCTTGTTGCCAGGGTAACCGGCAAAGCGCCGATAACCTCAGAAGTACTGGAAAACCTTCAAAAAGAAGTAGCCCCTGTTGCGGTTATTCCGGCCCGTCTCGATGCTCTTGAATCGGCAATTGCAGGAGCTTTGTAA
- a CDS encoding basic amino acid ABC transporter substrate-binding protein, whose protein sequence is MSLRYWFKQTLFTLFTLVIAGSFLACQKKDSASAQNKTASERVKLVIASDATWPPMEFVDENKNIVGFAPEMMKAIAEAAGFDVEIRNTAWDGIFAGLAAGNYDAICSSVTITEERKQTMDFSEPYVNAGQVLVVAKTLNGVSTLKDMIGKKVGAQIGTTGAIEIQKVSGVELATYDEVGLAFEDLANGRIAGVVADNPIAADFALQNPKFKDKLKIVGEPFTDEWLGIAVRKGDTKTLALINEGLAKIKANGKLEAIAKKWLH, encoded by the coding sequence ATGTCATTGCGATATTGGTTCAAGCAGACTCTTTTTACACTTTTTACTCTTGTTATAGCAGGCTCTTTCCTTGCATGTCAGAAAAAGGATTCTGCTTCGGCACAGAATAAAACCGCATCTGAACGGGTTAAGTTAGTTATCGCCTCAGATGCAACCTGGCCGCCCATGGAATTTGTCGATGAAAATAAAAATATCGTCGGTTTTGCTCCAGAGATGATGAAGGCCATCGCTGAAGCCGCAGGTTTTGATGTGGAAATCCGTAACACCGCATGGGATGGTATTTTTGCTGGCCTCGCGGCAGGCAACTATGATGCAATCTGTTCATCGGTTACTATCACCGAAGAACGAAAACAGACCATGGATTTTTCTGAACCCTATGTGAATGCAGGCCAGGTCTTGGTGGTTGCAAAAACCCTGAATGGGGTCAGCACGTTGAAGGATATGATTGGTAAAAAGGTCGGAGCCCAAATCGGTACTACCGGAGCCATAGAAATTCAGAAAGTGAGTGGCGTTGAACTGGCAACCTACGATGAGGTGGGATTGGCTTTTGAAGATCTTGCCAATGGAAGAATCGCCGGTGTGGTAGCGGACAATCCGATTGCCGCCGATTTTGCCCTGCAGAACCCCAAATTCAAGGACAAACTCAAGATTGTGGGCGAACCCTTCACCGATGAATGGCTTGGTATCGCTGTGCGTAAGGGTGACACGAAAACCCTTGCACTGATTAATGAGGGCCTGGCCAAGATTAAAGCGAACGGTAAACTGGAAGCAATTGCAAAGAAGTGGCTTCATTAA
- a CDS encoding amino acid ABC transporter permease has translation MEQKKTDQKPEEDLIPLPTHINVTDGTLIPQKGEKGALSAWNISFFGALAVLIVLTVAFPDPYRKILAFVPDGLMVTFGVTISAIFFALIIGLFAGLGRISQITIVNRIATVYVEIIRGIPLLVQLFYIYYALGNWVKLSGPAAAILAMSICYGAYMAEIFRAGIQSIPKGQMEAALALGLSQGQAMRKVILPQTIKVILPPIGNEFIALLKDSSLVSILAVADLLRRGREYASTSFRYFESYTVIALIYLVMTLFFSRLVAIMEERLRHRGTIH, from the coding sequence ATGGAACAAAAAAAAACTGATCAGAAGCCGGAAGAGGATCTCATTCCTCTTCCAACTCATATTAATGTTACCGATGGTACCCTCATTCCTCAAAAGGGGGAGAAGGGTGCCCTTTCAGCCTGGAACATCTCATTCTTTGGGGCTTTGGCGGTATTAATTGTTTTAACCGTCGCATTTCCTGACCCTTACAGAAAAATCCTTGCCTTTGTTCCCGATGGTCTTATGGTGACCTTTGGTGTTACCATTTCAGCCATCTTCTTTGCGCTCATCATTGGACTTTTTGCAGGTTTGGGCCGTATTTCTCAGATAACCATTGTGAACCGCATTGCTACCGTTTATGTAGAAATCATTCGCGGGATTCCCCTTCTAGTCCAGCTCTTTTATATTTATTATGCCCTGGGAAATTGGGTAAAACTGAGCGGTCCCGCTGCGGCCATCCTCGCCATGTCCATTTGCTATGGGGCCTATATGGCAGAAATCTTCCGGGCCGGTATCCAGTCTATACCCAAGGGACAAATGGAAGCAGCCCTGGCGTTGGGTTTAAGCCAGGGACAGGCCATGAGAAAGGTTATATTACCCCAAACCATTAAGGTTATACTGCCTCCCATCGGAAACGAATTCATTGCGTTACTTAAGGATTCGTCCCTGGTATCGATACTGGCAGTTGCGGACCTGTTGCGGCGTGGACGGGAATATGCGTCTACATCCTTCAGGTACTTTGAAAGTTATACCGTCATAGCCCTCATCTATCTGGTTATGACATTATTCTTCTCGCGGCTTGTCGCGATTATGGAAGAAAGGTTGAGGCATCGTGGAACCATTCATTAG
- a CDS encoding amino acid ABC transporter ATP-binding protein: protein MEPFISIRGARKTYGKVEALRGVDLEVHKGEVILIIGPSGSGKSTLLRSVNRLERLDSGTIYIDGDCVTDEKADIRQIREEVGMVFQSFNLFPHLSVMENITLAPITVKKVTPIEAEETALRLLKKVGLSDKAHAYPDQLSGGQQQRVAIARALAMNPKVMLFDEPTSALDPEMIKEVLDVMTALAKEGMTMLVVSHEMGFARAAANRVIFMDQGQIIESAPPEEFFTNPKEERTKRFLEHIL from the coding sequence GTGGAACCATTCATTAGTATTCGAGGAGCCCGTAAGACCTACGGGAAAGTAGAAGCCCTCCGGGGGGTAGATTTAGAGGTCCATAAGGGCGAGGTGATCCTTATTATCGGACCCTCAGGCTCGGGGAAAAGCACCCTGCTTCGCAGTGTGAACCGGCTGGAACGACTGGACAGTGGAACCATCTATATTGATGGGGATTGCGTGACCGACGAAAAGGCCGATATCCGACAGATTCGGGAAGAGGTAGGCATGGTATTTCAGAGCTTTAACCTTTTTCCCCACCTTTCTGTAATGGAAAACATTACCCTTGCACCAATTACGGTAAAAAAGGTTACACCTATCGAGGCTGAAGAAACCGCGCTCCGGCTCTTAAAGAAGGTTGGACTATCCGACAAGGCTCATGCCTATCCGGACCAGCTTTCAGGAGGCCAACAGCAGCGGGTCGCTATTGCCCGGGCTCTGGCTATGAATCCTAAGGTCATGCTTTTTGATGAGCCCACCAGTGCTCTGGATCCTGAAATGATTAAGGAAGTACTGGATGTTATGACCGCCCTTGCCAAGGAAGGGATGACCATGCTCGTAGTTTCCCATGAAATGGGCTTTGCCAGGGCTGCAGCAAACCGGGTAATTTTTATGGATCAGGGACAAATTATTGAATCGGCCCCGCCTGAGGAGTTCTTTACCAATCCGAAGGAAGAACGGACCAAACGATTTTTGGAGCATATTTTATGA
- a CDS encoding arsenate reductase ArsC has translation MNTEKKKLLFLCTGNSCRSQMAEGWARHLKGDLYEVYSAGVEAHGLNPIAVKVMAEAGVDISGHRSKLVTELLDKGIDYVVTVCDHAAEVCPRFPGKAKVIHHSFQDPPTLAKQAKSEEEVLNIYRKVRDEIRDFVQTLPEALE, from the coding sequence ATGAACACTGAAAAAAAGAAACTGCTCTTCCTCTGCACCGGTAATTCCTGCCGGTCCCAGATGGCAGAAGGCTGGGCCCGGCATCTGAAGGGCGACCTCTATGAAGTCTATTCCGCCGGGGTGGAAGCCCATGGATTAAATCCAATCGCCGTAAAAGTCATGGCAGAAGCAGGTGTAGATATATCAGGACACCGGTCGAAACTGGTAACGGAACTTTTGGATAAGGGGATCGACTATGTGGTGACGGTTTGTGATCATGCTGCAGAGGTCTGTCCCCGATTCCCCGGTAAGGCAAAGGTAATCCACCATTCATTCCAGGATCCGCCAACCCTGGCTAAACAGGCTAAGTCGGAAGAAGAGGTACTGAACATTTACCGGAAAGTTCGGGATGAAATCCGGGATTTTGTTCAAACCTTGCCGGAAGCTCTGGAATAG
- a CDS encoding ArsR/SmtB family transcription factor, producing the protein MTEEERKRCELRAHMFKALAHPLRIYMLEKLKERPRCVCEMAKELGVDKSIVSKYLTQLKNAGIIEDKKRGTLVEYHLAASCVLELASCAESSVLEVRKKRLMI; encoded by the coding sequence ATGACTGAAGAAGAACGGAAACGCTGCGAACTACGGGCCCATATGTTCAAAGCCTTGGCCCATCCATTACGCATTTATATGCTTGAGAAGCTCAAAGAACGCCCCAGGTGTGTCTGTGAAATGGCTAAAGAATTAGGGGTCGATAAATCTATTGTATCAAAATATTTAACACAGCTTAAAAATGCTGGTATCATAGAAGATAAAAAAAGGGGCACCCTCGTAGAATACCACCTGGCTGCTTCCTGTGTGCTTGAACTGGCTTCCTGTGCTGAATCTTCTGTCCTCGAAGTACGCAAGAAACGGCTTATGATCTAA
- a CDS encoding sugar kinase yields MAQLQIRPTEGTTHDVLALGALVTRLDPGIIPFAEANHYDLYVSGGEYNVAANLSMCFRMRTAIATAMVDYPIGQRVENAVRRAGVFPYYVRFPHDGVRGPNMATVWSDRGQGVRAPVVFYNRSNEAAGYLKPGSFNWSEIFSKGVRWFHSGGIFSALSETTPSLVIEAMEAAKKSGAIVSFDLNYRAKLWAVAAAERGFSPVQAAEQASKTLREIVRHVDVLVGNEEDLQKGLGLPGLEVESKNKLDPSAFLGMMESVVRDFPNIKAVATTLREVHSTNRHSWGAVLWLDGKSYVSPTCELDVFDRVGGGDGFAAGLFYGLLSGKNPEEALKLGWAHGALLTTTPGDTTMVSLEQVEAFAKGGSARIQR; encoded by the coding sequence ATGGCCCAATTACAGATTCGACCAACCGAAGGAACAACCCATGATGTATTAGCCCTGGGAGCCCTTGTAACAAGACTGGACCCCGGGATTATTCCCTTCGCAGAAGCCAATCATTATGATTTGTATGTATCCGGTGGTGAATATAATGTTGCGGCAAACCTTTCCATGTGTTTTAGAATGCGCACCGCAATTGCTACTGCAATGGTAGACTACCCTATTGGACAACGGGTAGAAAATGCAGTTCGCCGTGCTGGAGTTTTCCCCTATTATGTACGATTCCCCCACGATGGTGTTCGGGGCCCCAATATGGCTACCGTATGGAGCGATAGAGGCCAGGGGGTACGAGCGCCGGTTGTATTTTATAACCGTTCTAACGAAGCAGCTGGTTATTTAAAACCCGGGAGCTTTAATTGGTCAGAAATTTTTAGTAAGGGTGTCCGTTGGTTCCATTCAGGGGGTATATTTTCCGCCCTTTCTGAGACAACTCCTTCCCTTGTTATTGAGGCAATGGAAGCCGCAAAAAAATCAGGGGCGATTGTATCCTTTGATCTTAATTACCGGGCTAAACTCTGGGCTGTTGCTGCCGCGGAACGGGGATTTTCACCTGTCCAGGCGGCAGAACAGGCCTCGAAAACACTTCGAGAAATCGTACGTCATGTGGATGTACTGGTGGGAAATGAAGAAGATCTCCAAAAAGGTTTGGGTTTGCCTGGTCTTGAGGTGGAAAGTAAAAACAAACTCGACCCTTCAGCCTTTTTGGGTATGATGGAGAGTGTAGTTCGTGATTTTCCGAACATTAAGGCGGTAGCAACCACACTGCGGGAAGTCCATTCTACTAACCGTCATTCCTGGGGTGCGGTCCTCTGGCTTGATGGTAAAAGCTATGTCTCCCCTACCTGCGAACTGGATGTTTTCGACCGGGTCGGAGGTGGCGACGGTTTTGCCGCAGGCTTATTCTATGGGCTTCTTTCCGGAAAAAACCCCGAAGAAGCCCTTAAGCTTGGCTGGGCTCACGGAGCTTTGCTCACCACAACCCCGGGAGACACCACCATGGTAAGCCTCGAACAGGTTGAAGCCTTTGCAAAGGGCGGGTCTGCGCGTATTCAGCGTTAG